A single window of Streptomyces griseoviridis DNA harbors:
- a CDS encoding ABC transporter ATP-binding protein, giving the protein MSADTSPAIELRGASKTFRTPSGGLHTAVRGLDLTVGRGEFVAVVGPTGCGKSTTLTLVSGLEEPTEGEVLVAGEPVNGVGDKVGFVFQQDATFPWRTVLSNVMAGPRFRGVPKAEAKQRAREWLARVGLSAFEDRYPHQLSGGQRKRVALAATFVNDPEILLMDEPFSALDVQTRALMSDELLELWEGTRASVVFVTHDLEESIALADRVVVMTAGPATVKQVFDIDLPRPRRVEEVRLEARFIEIYREIWESLGEEVRITRERGAAHVA; this is encoded by the coding sequence ATGAGCGCAGACACCAGCCCCGCCATCGAGCTGCGGGGCGCGAGCAAAACGTTCAGGACCCCGTCCGGGGGACTGCACACGGCCGTCAGGGGCCTGGACCTCACGGTCGGGCGCGGCGAGTTCGTGGCGGTCGTCGGCCCCACCGGCTGCGGCAAGTCGACGACGCTGACGCTGGTCAGCGGGTTGGAGGAGCCCACCGAGGGCGAGGTGCTGGTCGCCGGTGAGCCGGTGAACGGGGTCGGCGACAAGGTCGGCTTCGTCTTCCAGCAGGACGCCACCTTCCCCTGGCGCACGGTCCTGTCCAACGTCATGGCCGGGCCGCGGTTCCGCGGGGTGCCCAAGGCGGAGGCGAAGCAGCGGGCCCGTGAGTGGCTGGCCCGGGTCGGGCTCTCCGCGTTCGAGGACCGCTACCCGCACCAGCTCTCCGGCGGCCAGCGCAAGCGCGTCGCCCTCGCCGCGACCTTCGTCAACGACCCCGAGATCCTGCTGATGGACGAGCCGTTCTCCGCGCTCGACGTGCAGACCAGGGCCCTGATGTCGGACGAACTCCTCGAACTGTGGGAGGGCACCCGCGCCTCGGTCGTGTTCGTCACCCACGACCTGGAGGAGTCGATCGCGCTGGCCGACCGGGTCGTCGTGATGACCGCCGGGCCCGCCACCGTCAAGCAGGTCTTCGACATCGACCTGCCCCGTCCGCGCCGCGTCGAGGAAGTACGTCTGGAGGCGCGGTTCATCGAGATCTACCGCGAGATCTGGGAGTCCCTCGGCGAAGAGGTCCGCATCACCCGTGAGAGGGGCGCCGCCCATGTCGCCTGA
- a CDS encoding DUF485 domain-containing protein, with protein MQSSNGRSRGGGSAESSASQAQQQVGRQRSPIEPSEGAGYDDPWYDALASGWGELAGTGGPAPLPTPEVVPPRPTAAEQAAATADIYLEVQRSAAFREVRSRYRRFVVPACAIFFSWYVAYVVTATAAPGLMAVRVVGSVNVAMVAGLGQFLSTFVLAWAYARHARLRRDRAALELRWDTQEMTRGLRGGA; from the coding sequence ATGCAGTCAAGTAACGGTCGCTCCCGCGGAGGCGGGAGCGCCGAGAGTTCGGCGAGTCAGGCCCAGCAGCAGGTGGGCCGCCAGCGCAGCCCCATCGAACCATCCGAAGGAGCCGGGTACGACGACCCCTGGTACGACGCACTCGCCTCCGGCTGGGGCGAGTTGGCCGGAACCGGCGGTCCCGCGCCGCTGCCCACACCCGAGGTCGTGCCACCCCGCCCGACGGCCGCCGAGCAGGCCGCCGCCACGGCCGACATCTACCTGGAAGTCCAGCGCAGCGCGGCCTTCCGTGAAGTCCGCAGCAGGTACCGGAGGTTCGTGGTGCCGGCCTGCGCGATCTTCTTCTCCTGGTACGTGGCGTACGTGGTGACGGCGACGGCGGCGCCCGGTCTGATGGCGGTGCGCGTGGTCGGTTCGGTGAACGTGGCGATGGTCGCGGGCCTCGGGCAGTTCCTCAGCACCTTCGTGCTCGCCTGGGCCTACGCCCGGCACGCGCGGCTGCGCCGGGACCGGGCCGCGCTCGAACTGCGGTGGGACACACAGGAAATGACGCGCGGCCTGCGGGGCGGTGCCTGA
- a CDS encoding solute symporter family protein: MTGHHQTLALALFSAFVAVTLGITTWVSRKRHGSAEEFYAGGRLFSPMENGFAIAGDYVSAASFLGISGLIALFGYDGLLYAVGFLVAWLVVLFLVAELVRNCGRFTLADVVAARMSERPVRIAAGTSSVTVSVLYLVAQMVGAGSLVALLLGGTSGAARDWTVVGVGALMVIYVSLGGMRATTWIQIVKAVLLLGGTVALTALVLVRFHGDFGRLLFTAAERSGHGDAFLVPGLKYGGDWTARLDFISLGLALVLGTAGLPHILSRFYTVPTARAARRSVLWSIGLIGGFYLMSIVVGFGAAAIVGPDAVRESNAAGNTAVPLLALDLGGGANSTGGTVLFAVVAAVAFATILAVVAGITLASSASVAHDLYASLRRSHAKQRSEVAVARVAAVGVGLVAIALGLLARDLNVAFLVGLAFAVAASANLPVLLYSLFWRGFTTRGAVWSVYGGLVPALLLVVLSPVVSGSPESLFPGADFQYFPLQNPGLVSIPLGFLAGWLGTVTSADAPDEAKHAETEVRSLTGAGAV, translated from the coding sequence ATGACCGGTCATCACCAGACGCTGGCACTCGCCCTGTTCAGCGCTTTCGTCGCCGTCACTCTCGGTATCACGACCTGGGTGAGTCGCAAACGGCACGGCTCGGCCGAGGAGTTCTACGCGGGCGGGCGTCTCTTCTCGCCCATGGAGAACGGTTTTGCCATCGCGGGCGACTACGTGTCCGCCGCGTCGTTCCTGGGGATCTCCGGGCTCATCGCGCTCTTCGGGTACGACGGCCTGCTGTACGCGGTCGGCTTCCTGGTGGCGTGGCTGGTCGTGCTGTTCCTCGTGGCGGAACTGGTGCGCAACTGCGGGCGGTTCACCCTCGCCGACGTCGTCGCGGCCCGGATGAGCGAGCGGCCGGTGCGGATCGCGGCGGGAACGTCCTCGGTCACCGTGTCCGTCCTCTACCTGGTGGCGCAGATGGTCGGCGCGGGCAGTCTGGTCGCGTTGCTGCTCGGCGGCACGAGCGGCGCCGCGCGGGACTGGACGGTCGTCGGTGTCGGGGCGCTCATGGTGATCTACGTGTCGTTGGGAGGGATGCGGGCCACCACCTGGATCCAGATCGTGAAGGCGGTCCTGCTGCTCGGCGGCACCGTGGCGCTCACCGCGCTCGTCCTGGTGCGGTTCCACGGCGACTTCGGGCGGCTGCTGTTCACGGCGGCGGAGCGCAGCGGGCACGGGGACGCCTTCCTGGTGCCCGGCCTGAAGTACGGCGGGGACTGGACGGCCCGTCTCGACTTCATCAGCCTCGGGCTCGCGCTGGTGCTCGGCACGGCGGGTCTGCCGCACATCCTGTCGCGCTTCTACACCGTGCCGACGGCGCGGGCAGCGCGTCGTTCCGTGCTCTGGTCGATCGGGCTCATCGGCGGCTTCTACCTGATGTCGATCGTGGTCGGCTTCGGCGCGGCGGCGATCGTGGGACCTGACGCGGTGCGCGAGTCCAACGCGGCGGGCAACACCGCGGTGCCGCTGCTCGCCCTCGACCTCGGAGGCGGCGCCAACTCCACCGGCGGCACCGTGCTGTTCGCGGTCGTCGCCGCCGTGGCGTTCGCGACGATCCTGGCGGTGGTGGCCGGCATCACGCTCGCCTCCTCGGCGTCCGTCGCGCACGACCTGTACGCGTCACTGCGGCGCTCTCACGCCAAGCAGCGCAGCGAGGTGGCCGTCGCGCGGGTCGCGGCGGTCGGTGTCGGCCTGGTCGCCATCGCCCTCGGGCTGCTCGCGCGGGATCTCAACGTCGCCTTCCTGGTCGGCCTCGCCTTCGCGGTCGCCGCCTCCGCGAACCTGCCGGTGCTGCTCTACTCGCTGTTCTGGCGCGGCTTCACCACCCGGGGCGCGGTGTGGTCCGTATACGGCGGGCTCGTTCCCGCGCTGCTGCTCGTGGTGCTGTCGCCGGTGGTCTCGGGCAGCCCCGAATCGCTGTTCCCCGGCGCCGACTTCCAGTACTTCCCGCTCCAGAACCCCGGCCTCGTCTCGATTCCGCTGGGCTTCCTCGCGGGCTGGCTCGGCACCGTCACCTCCGCCGACGCCCCCGACGAGGCCAAGCACGCCGAGACCGAGGTGCGTTCGCTGACGGGGGCCGGCGCCGTCTGA
- a CDS encoding response regulator, protein MIDVLVVDDDFRVAEINARYVGKVPGFRVAARAHSAAQALASVQRGTIDLVLLDHYLPDRTGLELVHDMREQGHGTDVIMITAADDVTTVQAAMRLGALHYLVKPFTFAALRTRLDSYAALRRTVERVGGRGVAGQEQVDRIFGALRTTQAPSSPGLPSGHSEPTTDLICRVLHHAPHPLSAHEVAAETGLSRSTAQRYLRHLEQAGRLRLSLKYGDTGRPEHLYAWVAP, encoded by the coding sequence ATGATTGACGTCCTGGTCGTGGACGACGATTTCCGCGTCGCCGAGATCAACGCGAGGTACGTGGGAAAGGTTCCCGGTTTCCGGGTCGCCGCCCGCGCGCACAGTGCTGCCCAGGCACTGGCCAGCGTGCAACGGGGAACGATCGACCTCGTCCTCCTCGACCACTATCTGCCGGACAGGACGGGCCTCGAACTCGTCCACGACATGCGGGAACAGGGGCACGGCACCGACGTCATCATGATCACGGCGGCCGACGACGTGACGACCGTCCAGGCCGCGATGCGGCTGGGCGCGCTGCACTATCTGGTCAAGCCGTTCACGTTCGCCGCGCTGCGCACCCGTCTCGACTCGTACGCGGCCCTGCGCCGCACCGTCGAACGGGTCGGCGGCCGGGGTGTCGCGGGCCAGGAGCAGGTGGACCGCATCTTCGGCGCGCTGCGCACCACGCAGGCGCCGTCCTCACCTGGCCTGCCCAGTGGGCACTCGGAGCCGACGACGGACTTGATCTGCCGCGTCCTGCACCATGCCCCGCATCCGCTCTCGGCCCACGAGGTCGCAGCGGAGACCGGCCTGAGCCGTTCCACCGCCCAGCGCTATCTGCGCCACCTGGAACAGGCCGGCCGGCTGCGCCTGTCGCTCAAGTACGGCGACACGGGCCGCCCGGAGCACCTGTACGCGTGGGTGGCCCCGTAG